Genomic segment of Serinicoccus hydrothermalis:
CTTGAGCGCCCGCTTGAGCTCGGTGACCTTCTTCTTCTTGTCGCCGTCCACCACGTAGTAGGGGTCGAAGCCGTCGTCGACGGCGATGGCGAACTTGCCGTAGGGCCCCTTCTTCATGTCGGCGGGGAGCTCGGAGGGGTTCGGCAGGTCGCGGATGTGACCGACGCTCGCGTCCACCCGGAAGTCCTTGCCGAGGTACTCGCCGATCTTCTGCGCCTTCGCCGGCGACTCGACGATGACCAGCTTGCTGCCTGTTGCCACGCGTGCGCTCCTTCGCCCCGTGTGCCGCGGATTCGTCGCGACGCCCGACACGGGGACCTCGGGCAGCACCGTAACGCATGCACGGCCAACGGCTACGCTGACTTCTCATGACGGGTCGCGGCTCGAGGCGGAGGACAGGTATGCACGGTGCACGGCGGCTGCGCCCCGGCGCTGCGGCACTGGCGGTCGCGGCGGTGCTGCTCACCGGGTGCGACGGCGAGGACGGCGGGCAGGACACGCCCGACGGCGGGGCGAGCACCCAGGGCGAGCAGGAGGGTGCTCAGGGGTCGGGGTCCGAGGACCAGACCGACGACGCCGCCGAGGGTGAGGCCTCCGGCGAGAGCGAGGAGGAGGCCGAGCCGGCACCGCCGCCCACGGAGCCGGCCGACATCCAGCCCGCGGCCGGGGACCGCAGCGTCAGCGAGGACGGCGGGACGATCACCGTGCAGGGCGACAGCGCCGCCTTCGTGACGCCCAGCGGCAACATCGCCTGCGTGCTCAACGGCCCGAGCGCCACCTGTCAGCTGCTGGACAAGACCTACGACGCCAACGCCGAGCACCTCGTCGACGACAGCCTCGGGGACTGCGACATCGCCTCGGCCGACGCGATGGTGCTCACCGACGCCGGCGGGGTCTGGACCTGCCCGCCCGAGCCGCTGGCCCCCGCCGCCGGTGCCGTCGCCGGCGGGTGGTGGGCCGACGAGGTGGGCGCGCCGACCACCGGCGTGGAGGACACCGACGCCGCGGTGCTGGAGTACGGCCGGACGCTCGCCGTCGAGGGCGCCTCCTGCCAGTCCAGCGAGGACGGGGTGACCTGCCGCAGCTCCGAGCTGGGCCGGCAGTTCTTCATCGCCCGCTCCGCCTACCGCTTCGGCCAGGCGCGCTGATCTCCCTCAGCGCAGCAGGCCGTCCCTGACCAGGTCGCGCAGGGTCGGCAGCACCGCGGTGTGGATCGTGCCGGGCTCCTGCTCGGTGAGCACCGCGAGACCAGCACACAGCTGTCGGGCGGTCAGCTCCCCGTCGCACGCGCCGACCAGCCCGGCCCCGAGCGTGTCCAGCCGCACGGTCCGGCGCAGGCCGCCGCCCTGCCGCACCTGGATGACCTGCGGGTCGACTCCTCCGGGCACCCCGACGCGCTCCTCGGTGACGTCCGGCGCCACCTGCCAGGGGGTGTCGAGCAGGGTGTCGTCGTCGTGCTCGGCCAGCCAGGTGCGCGCCGCCAGCCCGGCGAGGACGGCGGGCCCCATGGGGCTCGCGACCGGGGTGCGCACGTCCGTGAGGTCGGTCCACGGCTCCCGCCCGGTGAGCGGCCGCTGCACCGTGACGACGCCGAAGCCGAGCCGGTCCACGCCGCGCTCGGCGAAGTCGTCGAGCCACGCGGCATACAGCGCGTCGAACTCCGGGGTGCCGGGCTGGTGGCCGCCGTCCCGGATCCACGTCTCGGCGTAGTCGGCGACGTCCTGCTCCTCGCGCTGCACGACCCAGGCGTCCAGCCCGGCGCCCTCGAACCACGCCGCGACGCGGTCGGTCCACCCCTCGCCCGGGCCCAGCTCCCAGTTGGCGAGGAGCTGGCCGATCCCGCCGGGCCGCAGATGCGCCGCCAGGTCACGGACGAGCCCGGCGACGAGCGCGTCACCGGCCCGTCCACCGTCGCGGTACTCGTAGAGCGGCACCCCCGGACGTCGCGGCGTGACGACGAAGGGCGGGTTGCTCACCACGAGGTCGAACTGCTCGCCCGCGACCGGCTCGAGCAGGCTGCCGCGGCGCAGGTCAGCGTCGATCCCGTTGAGCGCCAGGGTGAAGCGCGCGAACTCCAGGGCCCGCGCGGAGGTGTCGGTCGCGACGAGGTATGCCGCGTGCCCCGCCAGGTGCAGCACCTGCACGCCGCTGCCGGTCCCGACGTCGAGGGCCCGCTCCACGCGCGGTCGCGGGGTCCAGCTCGCCAGGGTGGTGGAGGCACCGCCGATCCCGAGCACGTGGTCGACCGGCAGCGGACCGCCGGTGGCCATCTCGGAGCGGTCCGAGACGACCCACCACCGGTCCTCGTCGGTGGCGTACGGCCGCAGGTCGCAGGCGGCGACGAGCCCGTGCTCGTCCTCGACGGCCAGCCGAAGGTCGACGAGCCCGCCCGAGCCGGTCCGCGGCAGCGCCCGGTCCACCTCCGGCGCCGGGACCGCGCGCCCGAGGGCGAACAGCCGGCAGAGCACCGCGACCGGCTCCTGCGAGCCCTCCGTGGCGCGCAGGGCGGGGAGCGGCTGCTCCCGGTGCAGCGCGGCCACGGCCACCGGCCCGAGCACCTGCGCGAGCCGGTCGACGGTGTAGTCGACCTCCTCGAGGTCGGCCCGCAGCCCGGCGAGCCCGGCCGCGTGCTCGGGCCCGGACGCCGGCGGCGGGAGGCTCAGCTCTCCACCGCGGTCGCGGGCTCGCTGTCGCCGATGGCGATGTCGCGGCGCTTGGACACCACGACCGCCGCCACGATGACCGCGAAGGCCGCGAGCGCGATGCCCCACCGGATGGCGGCGTTGGCGCCGTCGCCGTAGGTGAGGCCGATGATCGCGGGGGCGATGAGGAGGGCGACGAGGTTCATCACCTTGATGAGCGGGTTGATCGCGGGGCCGGCGGTGTCCTTGAACGGGTCGCCGACGGTGTCGCCGATGACGGTCGCCTCGTGGGCCGAGGTGCCCTTGCCGCCGAAGTTGCCGTCCTCGACGATCTTCTTCGCGTTGTCCCACGCCCCGCCGGCGTTGGCGAGGAAGACCGCCATGAGCACCCCGGTGCCGATCGCGCCGGCCAGGTAGCCGGCCAGGGCGCCGACGCCGAGGCCGAAGCCGACCGCGATCGGGGCGAAGACGGCGAGCAGGCCGGGGGTGGCCAGCTCACGCAGCGAGTCGCGCGTGCAGATGTCGACGACCCGGGCATACTCCGGCTTCTCGCTGTAGTCCATGATCCCGGGCTTCTCGCGGAACTGCCGGCGCACCTCGAAGACGATGGCGCCCGCCGCGCGGGTGACGGCGTTGATCGCCAGGCCGGAGAAGAGGAAGACGACGGCGCCGCCGATGAGCACGCCGACGAGGGCGCGCGGGTCGAAGACGAGGAAGGACTGGAGCACCTCGCCGCTCGCGTCACCGGCGGTCTCCAGCGCCTGGAGGATCGCGTCGAGGTAGGACCCGAAGAGCGCGGTCGCGGCGAGCACGGCGGTCGCGATCGCGATGCCCTTCGTGATCGCCTTGGTCGTGTTGCCGACGGCGTCCAGCTCGGTGAGGATCTGCGCCGCCTCACCGTCGACGTCGCCGGACATCTCCGCGATGCCCTGGGCGTTGTCGGAGACCGGGCCGAAGGTGTCCATCGCCACGATGACGCCGACCGTCGTGAGGAGACCGCAGCCGGCGAGCGCCACGAAGAAGAGGGACACGATGAGCGAGCCGCCGCCGAGGGTGAAGATCGCGAAGATCGCGGCGGCGATCGTCACCGCGGTGTAGACCGCGGACTCCAGACCCACGCCGATGCCGGAGAGCACGACGGTGGCCGGCCCGGTGAGCGAGGTGCGCGCCACGTCGTTGGTGGGCTTGGTCTCGGTGCCGGTGAAGTAGCCGGTCAGCCAGAGGATGAAGGCGGCCAGCACGATGCCGATGACCACCGAGACGGCACCGCCCACGGCGGCGTTGATCTGCTCGCCGCCCCCGGCGCCGTCCTGGAGCGCGAAGCCCGCGGTGACCTCGAGCGAGCTCGGCAGGAAGAGGAAGGCGGCGATCACCGAGGCCACGGCGGCGATGGCGGCCGAGATGTAGAAGCTGCGGTTGATGGCCTGGAGGCCGTTCTCGCCCGCCCGGGCCTTGGTGATGAAGACGCCGATGATGGCGGTGATGACACCGATGGCCGGGACGACGAGCGGGAAGGTGAGCCCGCCCTGGTCGCCGAGCGCCGCGGTGCCGAGGATGAGCGCCGCGACGAGGGTGACGGCATATGACTCGAAGAGGTCGGCCGCCA
This window contains:
- a CDS encoding sodium-translocating pyrophosphatase; this encodes MSPVAAVSDVSLSGADTSIVIVVLCIALVALVMGFMFRKEVLAASPGSGSMQEIGGAVQEGASAYLGRQFRTLAVFAVVAFVLLLALPADDMMIRIGRSAAFLFGAVFSASIGWLGMNLATAANMRVAEAARTTGRDDGMRIAFRTGGTVGMATVGLGLLGAAVVVLVYQGDAAKVLEGFGFGAALLAMFMRVGGGIFTKAADVGADLVGKVEAGIPEDDPRNAATIADNVGDNVGDCAGMAADLFESYAVTLVAALILGTAALGDQGGLTFPLVVPAIGVITAIIGVFITKARAGENGLQAINRSFYISAAIAAVASVIAAFLFLPSSLEVTAGFALQDGAGGGEQINAAVGGAVSVVIGIVLAAFILWLTGYFTGTETKPTNDVARTSLTGPATVVLSGIGVGLESAVYTAVTIAAAIFAIFTLGGGSLIVSLFFVALAGCGLLTTVGVIVAMDTFGPVSDNAQGIAEMSGDVDGEAAQILTELDAVGNTTKAITKGIAIATAVLAATALFGSYLDAILQALETAGDASGEVLQSFLVFDPRALVGVLIGGAVVFLFSGLAINAVTRAAGAIVFEVRRQFREKPGIMDYSEKPEYARVVDICTRDSLRELATPGLLAVFAPIAVGFGLGVGALAGYLAGAIGTGVLMAVFLANAGGAWDNAKKIVEDGNFGGKGTSAHEATVIGDTVGDPFKDTAGPAINPLIKVMNLVALLIAPAIIGLTYGDGANAAIRWGIALAAFAVIVAAVVVSKRRDIAIGDSEPATAVES
- a CDS encoding DUF7059 domain-containing protein, with amino-acid sequence MLGPVAVAALHREQPLPALRATEGSQEPVAVLCRLFALGRAVPAPEVDRALPRTGSGGLVDLRLAVEDEHGLVAACDLRPYATDEDRWWVVSDRSEMATGGPLPVDHVLGIGGASTTLASWTPRPRVERALDVGTGSGVQVLHLAGHAAYLVATDTSARALEFARFTLALNGIDADLRRGSLLEPVAGEQFDLVVSNPPFVVTPRRPGVPLYEYRDGGRAGDALVAGLVRDLAAHLRPGGIGQLLANWELGPGEGWTDRVAAWFEGAGLDAWVVQREEQDVADYAETWIRDGGHQPGTPEFDALYAAWLDDFAERGVDRLGFGVVTVQRPLTGREPWTDLTDVRTPVASPMGPAVLAGLAARTWLAEHDDDTLLDTPWQVAPDVTEERVGVPGGVDPQVIQVRQGGGLRRTVRLDTLGAGLVGACDGELTARQLCAGLAVLTEQEPGTIHTAVLPTLRDLVRDGLLR